One stretch of Zingiber officinale cultivar Zhangliang chromosome 6B, Zo_v1.1, whole genome shotgun sequence DNA includes these proteins:
- the LOC121992660 gene encoding UDP-D-xylose:L-fucose alpha-1,3-D-xylosyltransferase MGP4-like: MSLNQRQQPLPTVAKHGLLMSSRASFSAAQPQGIVSSFLLSRSGLLSVLALLLFLVVFVPLPGRRPMFALFSSSGDYGPVSRWKDYTLARAAAFAARNGTLIVSAVSEPFLPLLNNWLISVARQKRQDQVLIFAEDYATLYEINHRWPGHAVLVQPAPDSQTAHNFGSQGFFNITSRRPRHLMDILELGYSVMYNDVDMVWVADPFRYLEGNHDVYFADDEVAVKPLNYSHDLPPPGTNGKTYVCSCMIFLRPTRGAKKTLSSWIEEIQNQPWSENTHTNDQPAFNSALNKTAGEVDLYLLPQAAFPPGGLYFRNGDWVERTRGLHAIVHNNYIVGLQNKIQRFKDYGLWLADNHTDESPLGRI, from the exons ATGTCCCTCAATCAACGGCAGCAGCCGCTGCCGACGGTGGCTAAACACGGCCTACTGATGTCTTCGCGTGCCTCTTTCAGCGCCGCCCAGCCACAAGGCATCGTGTCTTCCTTTCTCCTCAGTCGGTCCGGCCTTCTCTCGGTCCTCGCGCTCCTCCTCTTCCTTGTCGTCTTCGTCCCATTGCCCGGTCGTCGACCCATGTTCGCCCTCTTTTCCTCCTCCGGCGACTACGGACCCGTATCCCGATGGAAGGACTACACACTGGCCCGCGCTGCGGCCTTCGCTGCCCGCAACGGCACTCTCATCGTTTCCGCCGTGAGCGAACCCTTCCTCCCCTTGCTGAACAACTGGCTCATCAGCGTCGCACGGCAGAAGCGGCAGGACCAGGTGCTTATCTTCGCAGAGGACTACGCCACCCTCTACGAGATCAACCACCGGTGGCCTGGCCACGCCGTCCTGGTCCAGCCCGCTCCTGATTCCCAAACTGCCCACAATTTCGGATCTCAG GGATTCTTCAACATCACATCGCGGCGGCCTCGCCACTTGATGGACATTCTGGAGCTAGGATACAGCGTCATGTACAACGACGTCGACATGGTGTGGGTGGCGGATCCATTCCGTTACCTCGAAGGCAATCACGATGTATACTTCGCCGACGATGAGGTCGCC GTGAAGCCCCTAAATTACTCTCATGACTTGCCGCCGCCAGGGACCAACGGCAAGACCTACGTCTGCAGCTGCATGATTTTCCTCCGTCCGACGAGGGGCGCCAAGAAGACGTTGAGCAGTTGGATCGAGGAAATCCAAAACCAGCCCTGGTCCGAGAACACGCACACGAACGACCAGCCTGCGTTCAATTCTGCTCTGAACAAAACTGCAGGAGAG GTGGACTTGTACTTGTTACCTCAAGCTGCATTCCCACCGGGAGGGTTATACTTCCGGAACGGGGATTGGGTGGAGAGAACTCGAGGCCTGCACGCCATCGTCCACAACAACTACATCGTAGGCCTTCAAAACAAGATTCAACGTTTCAAAGACTACGGGCTCTGGCTGGCGGATAACCACACTGATGAATCACCACTCGGCAGAATATAA